From the Diprion similis isolate iyDipSimi1 chromosome 1, iyDipSimi1.1, whole genome shotgun sequence genome, the window CTTTCCGCAATAAGTTATCAGCCGTTCAACGCATTTCACTTGGTACGCTCACTCGGAATCGTGTACGGTTTTCCTCCGTTTCTTTCCCACTCCTTATTGAACTCGTGTTCGAGTATTTCTGCACCACGTTTTCGCGTCAAACCCGTTTCATCGAGACTCAGTTCGCACATCTGCATGTCGTCAACACCTGTGAAATTTCATGCTCATTCATTACGCGATCTTTcgctaaaaaagtaaaatggaaaagaatCCTTTCCAAAAAAATGACGCTAAGCTTTGcccattttgttttatttacgtCAGGGCTATTCTTGCGTTTTTAAATCGAAAACGAAATTCCTTCAACAAATGATCGcgtcttttttttaaaggtcTCGAGGAGAATTAGCTGCCTTAATACACTagtcgaaataaaataatttggaTGTTATCACAGAATTCAGAAACATTCGTGCACCAAGGGTGCCTCCGATTGTGAGTGCAATTATTCAATGATTTGTTAGCAAGTATATGTCTAATGCAAATCAGTCGTTTAATTAATTCACGATCCATCATATTCTCATCCGGAAGGTGTTGCACAATTTTCATAAGTAATTATGCCGTGACTGTTGCACAGTCGTCATATTTTCatagtcatttttcatcccaGTGTTAATTGTCCTTCGAGTTTGCAAAGGCTGATCGTTCAGCACAGACGACGCCAATAACTGGTTCTCAGTAATGTTACTCGATACATCTTCGAGGAGCATATCAAAccgtgtattttttattttccagttTATTAAATTGTCGCCTCAACTaccccgaaaatgaaaatttcaacatacCAGCAACGAGGAGAATCGGCGGTTTGTCGGGGTGAAGTTCCATCTGCCTGGCTACATACTGTCCATCGAAATGGGCGTACCACCATCCGCGTTTTCCGGCACTGTACGGGTTTTCCGGCTGTCCAACAGCCTGCGGCCTGACAAATGGAATGCGGAAAAATCTCTGGGAGGATTCGGTGATCGCCTGCTTCATCGGAGTCTTCGGAGCTCTCGCCGCAGCATCCATTATTGCTTTGGGTGCTCTTTCGTTCTCGTCCATAGTCGTGCGTCTGCGATTTCTCGCCTTCCAGGCGTGATATACCTTCAATCTGCGGTGGAACTCGTGACGGCAGGCCTGCGATTTTTCAGgatgggaaaaattttcattcgagaaTCCTTCTCTCACGCAGATCACATGACCAAATTGCTGATACTAACCTCGAGGAGTTCTATGTCGCACGAGGTGTTAATCGTGTCACGTAACTCGGAGTACTTCCACTTGGAGAGATCGTATTTCTTATTGCTCATTGCGGCCTGGTGATTTCGCACGTTCTCTGATCTGCGGGgtatttgtacattttttttagtaatatAGCAACAATAAGCAACGAAATTTTCTTACAcgaaatacgctgcgatctaAAGTACATAGTTGTTAGATTCCTGAAAACCATTTTTTACCTTTACAAAAAGAGACGGAAAATGGAAATTAGTTAGATTATGTTGTAAGTATAAAGTAGATCACAATGCACACAGTTACAGACACGTGCTAATTATTAGCAAGCAGAACTCGTTCGTGATACTATCAATCGTAGATTATAATTCGAAGGGAAGTCATTTTCATCACTCCATCAACGATGTTAAATGATATAAATATCTGCATTCGTGATAATACCGTACTTTCTCTAGAAAGGCAATATGCAACAGATAAACTTCTGAATTTGAGTAAAATAAAGGAGCCGAGCGATAGAAGTTACGTGATAGCGTGAAACcgagaataaaattataacagaATTACACAAAGCCTACAAGAGGAAAAGTCAAATCGGATGCAACCAGCTGTTAGTGTTGTTAGAAGTCCATGCTATAAAATCGCTGAAAACGCTATTAAATATACCTTATcagtttgttgttgttgatcgGAGGTCCTCGTACATCTGACCCGCTAAATGATTTCAATAAAACACCGTTAAAAACCGAAACAACTATTAACGATCAGCAGTAAAAATTAAGTCTTTCGATCTCCGCCACACAATTGTATGGAGTCTCGTTACAACCAGACCTCACTTTCTATTCTTGTATCGAAAATGCATCAAGTCATTGGCGATCGTTGGATCATGGCTTACCTTCGGATCGGTGGCGGAGAGTCTTCCACTTGGCCATTGGACTCCTGAGCCAGTCTAACCGCCAATTCGTGGTCTCTTCTCTCTTGTTCAAGTTGTTCGCGGAATCGACTTTCCTCCATCATTTCTTTGTCGATTTGAGCCTTTGgcagagagagaaatttcGCGTCAGCGTCgatattctatttttcacgAATTATTGCGATTTGCAAACTTACCTGAATGGCTGCAGCCGCCTTTTCGTTCTCCACTTCCTGcttcttcctctcttcctccTCGGCCTTTCTTCGAGCTTCCATTTCTGCTTTCTTTCGCCtattctcctcctcctcgcgcTGCTTCCTCTCCGCTTCCTCCTTTCTTCGCTTCTCCAACTCCATAGCCTCCTGAATTTTCCTAAGCTTCTCCTGCTCCTCAGCGATCTTCTGCTTCTTCACAGTCTCCTGGAGTCCCTTCATTTGTTTGTCCATAAGACTGACGAGATTTGCGACCAGTTTGTCGATCTCctgtttcttgattttcgtatTGCTCTATCAGGGTGGAAAGCAAATCATTTTGTAAGTCGATATTTCATTTGCGTCAATGAACCGATGAACTACTCAAGCTTTGAATCTTACCTTGATCTTCACCCTGGCAGCTTCCAGCTCGGCGTTCAATTTCTTAATATCCTTCAAGCTGCTGTCCTTTGACGACTTGAGCTGATTCGCCGTCTGCTCCATGTCAGCCAGCTGCTTAGTTAGGTTCCGTATCTTTATAATTCCCTCGATTCTAGGCTGGTGTTGCTTTTTAGCGAGGTACATGCGGACCGTTTTTTGAATCATGATGAGGTGGTGTCGTCGGTAAAGAATCTTATTTTTCACTACAAATACCAATAATGAAGGGTAAAATCTGGCTTCCAACGATTCTCGTCCTTTCAATGCTCACGGGAATATACTCACACTTGATGACAGAAAGGGCGCAGAACTGGACCTTGATCCACCTGGACTTGACGAGCCACTTCTTGACGTTCGCGACAAGCTTCTTCAGGTTCTCAGGATCGGACTTCATCACCCTGTCAAACTCTGCGAATTTTCCCGGTTTGAAGAACACTCTCGTTATCCCGAACTTGAAGTCCTTCTGGTTCAGCTTCAGACTGTACAGCAGCGCCTGGAGAGAGACGTCGTTTAATTTCTCACTGGAGAACTTGAAACGACGACTAGACAAGCATTGTGGGATTTCAACCAACCTCGCAGAAGAATCTTGGATCCAGCTTGACCAACTCCGGAGGCAGATACATTTTGTACATACTGTAGAGTTCCTGGAAAGGTACTCTGCTTGGGTAGCCATGCTCCATGAGCTCAAGGACCGAAGTCATTCCGGAACATCGTAACTGACCGAGAATACTGTTGCCATCGAATCGGTGGTCGACCATCTCGTTATTCGGTTTAATACAACGGACGAAATTCGTGCCCTGATGATAGATTCGCAAGCATATTGTCAGcgtattgaaatgaattttgtgCATGTTTCCAGCAAGGTGCAATACTCACGTTGTTCTTAAGCTTGTCCATCAGTTCACCTAGCTGAGTCTTGAACTTACTACCGACACTGATGAACGTCAATTTACCCTTCGGACAAGTGTTGTTTGCAAAATTCGTCCTCAAGAACGAGTTGCTGCTCTCCTGAATCAGACCCTCCAAAGACGCGTGAAGAGCGTCGTTATTCTTCTCGATAAATTGattctgaaattgaaatttataaagaattgaaaaattctgctgGAATGAATTGACTGAGAAGTGATAAACCTAAACAGATAAACTAAacttgacagaaaaaaaatacttgttcaAGGCAATGATCACAATAGCTACTTGAAAAAAGATTGTCGAAtaaagatgaaataaattccgGAAGCTTTGATAAAATCGACCGTTTCGTCTACagcaatcagtttttttttaagtcagATGACTTCATCGAAGATtactgtaataataacaactgaTCTCGCGAGATAAACATTTCATGGACGTTGTAATCATAAGTCATGCGGAAACGTGGGagatgtacgtatatatggtATTCAAGTGGGCGATGAAACGATTTTGTGCACCGCGTAAGTTTTGCCCACGTTGAAGAATTGCTTGGTCTCGATTCCACTTGTGAGTCACTTATTTCAACACTGAGTCTACGTTCTTAGCAAAATAAAATGCCCCGCTACATTACCGTTTGATAACAAACGCCACCGGCGTAATGTCTGATCACGAATCCTTCATCGTCTCTGAGTTCCCTGTGAGCCTTGAGCCGTGAAGTACGAGGTAACGTGATCCTGAAGTGTCCACTCCAAGACCTGTGAACTTCGCTCGTGAAGTGGGCGAAGCTGTGCTTCGGAAGCTTTGATTCCTCGTCAAGTAGACTGAATATTCCACCGTTCTTCGATTCGATGAGATCTGAAATGTGCAAGATGAGAATAAACGTAAGACAGATGATAGCTACACATTTTGTAAGTTCCTGGCTGTGAGCTCACCGATGCAATCCTGATTGTCTACGTAAGAAATCTTTGGTACATTGAGCGCCTCTCTGGCGTAGAGATCCTGTTCAtacttgagaattttttcgttgaaaaattgctgAAGTTTCTCATTGCAGTAATTTATGCAAAATTGTTCGAAGCTGTTGACTCGGAAGTACTctgaaaatttgcgaaatatattatcatcgtcatcatcaatGAAAACGAACCATGGCAGTCATCTGAAGCATCGAATGAGAGAACTCACCAAATCCGGCGATGTCGAGAACTCCAATGTAGTAGCTGGAAGCCTTGAATGGAATGCTCTTGTTGATGCGTGAGACAATATGGTCGAAGAGTTTGCTGTAAATCGCTTTGGCAAGCGCGTCGCGTCCGCTGCAGGCCTCGTAGACCTTCAGTGGCAcccttgaaaaatttcataaacctATTGACAACCAAACAAGACACATCAAACAATCAAAGTCAACAATGCTCACATGATAACCGTTCCCTTGATACCGCCGCGACTGGTTTGCATTACTTTGGAGACCAGAGCCTGCCTCAATTCGTCAGCGTCGACGCCTAGTAGAGTTGCGGTGgttaaaacagatttttcagAGTCTGCTGTGATCCTCGATCCGCCCTTCGTGTCCTCCGGATTGTCCTCGAAGGTGATATTGCCGAGGTGGAGAACGGCCGCCACCATCGTATAGATTTCCATCCGTTCGACGTCCGTCAAACCCAGCCTCGTCAAAGCCTGGTTTCAGGAACACAGTAAAAGACAAAGTAAAGAGACTGAGCACCGATTGGAGATATCGAAAGCCTCCAGGGTTCCTACTttttctagaaaaaaattccatccaCTAAACTCGCTAGTCGTCTAAGAGCTACGGAGTGACGGAAATCGTTTGTTACCGTTGCTCTCTCCTATTTGACGTGACAAAATCCATATCCAGCGTTTCAAAACAACAAGAACATGTTAGTGGTGACGTTTGATTCTCAAAGTGCCGATGAAAGGGGAACCAGTAAATCGGTACTAGAGAGCTTTCAAGCTCTTGCGAAACGTCTGAGGTCGATGGCTGTtcataaaatttgagaaaaaatttatacctgGTCCATTGCTGTGAATCCTTCAACGTCATCGAGTATCGGATCCCTGAGACTGCCCTTACTGATTTGGTCCTTGCTCTTCTGAGCGTTGTTTAACTTCTTCTCTGAAGAAGAGCTGCAGAAGTACTGTCCGCAACCATTCTTTAGGTATTGAAAATCGTCAGGCTTAGTAATGCCGAGTTTCGCTCTGAGGTCAGCCGGTGCTCCGGCGCACATCATGTAAAAAACGTGGTAGTTTCTCTCGTCCGAACTCTGCAGACAGACTCGCGATTTCTCTAGTAGATAGTGAGATATGTAGCCACCCACGACCTGACACTTGGCGTCGAAGTGAACCTCCATGAATTTCCCGAATCGAGAACTGTTGTTGTTTCGCTTAGTCTTCGCGTTTCCAAACGCTTCCAAAACTGGGTTGGCTGTTCACGAAGAGGATGAACAAGGTCAGGTCGAATAAGCATCGACATTACTGTTTTCATGGTATATAGGTAGCCACTCACCGTCAAGAATTTTCTGTTCAATAGGTCCTGCGGTGGAGCCCCAAAGGTCGCACAAGTACCGGAGCAAATATTTGGTGGATTCAGTTTTTCCCGCTCCAGATTCACCGGACACTATGATGCTCTGAGATTGTTTCAGGACTTTCATGTCCCGAAAGGCTTTGTCAGCTGCGAACAGATCAAGATACCTGTGAACATCCTTCGGACAGATATTCGACGAGAAATCTTACCGATTGCAAAAACATGAGGTGGAGTTTCACCCAAGGACTTTCCTTGGTAAGACCTGAGTGTCTTTGTGGAGTAGAGATCTTTCATTTCGTAGTAGGGATTAACGGCGATGAGAATATTGGCGACGTATGACTGAAACACAGGGCGAATATTCGATGATTTGAGAAACTGTACATAACTATtacagaaaattgattgttgaagaattttcaaaactcacgTATATCTTGTCCTTGAAGTATCTCGTGCGGATGTTGTTCAACAGTGTCGCCTCGTTAAGATACATCAGAGCACCTAGACAACCATCATATTAAGCATTAGTTGAATGCAAGCGGCTAATGATATCTCAATTTAAGGAGCAATAGTAAATCCTCTTACAGTTGTCCTCAACGTCCGCAGTGTACTCGCCAGCCGGGTAAACCTCGTCCAAAGGACATGTCCGTTGAGGAAGCTTGGCGTCGAGGGGTTTGATCAGAGCGTCACCATCGATCATGTCGACGAATTTGCCGATGATGAAACCCTCCTTTGGGTCCCTGACCCATACCTGCTGGTTCTCCATCCCTCCCGAGCTGAATATAGACGAATCCTTTTATAAGAGACTTTCTGCTTTTTCCTAGAACAGATTCCTCGCGTGGCAAGGACACGAGGATATCTGTCATCGCTGATGGATGATAGGAAAGGCAGTATAAAAGCGAGCAATGTGATTGTCGACATTTCTGTATGTGTGTGTCTTGCGTTATAATCTCCGTCTAAATATAGCGGGTGAAATTCAATGGCCATCCGTTAGGTCTGTGTATTCCATTATCGGGATTGACCTGGATTTCATTGTATATGTACATGCCTACATGCCTTCGACGACGCGGTTTTATACCTTCGTCTTTCCTAATCAGTGAGCTTCGCTGTTGCAAGCTTAGTTCGAAAATAACTTTACTTCGATCTATTATATCTACCGCATTATAACGCGATAAGATCGACGCCGAATCAAGATATTCATTTTACTTGGTATTGAGCTTGTAGGTCTTAAAAGCTGAGTCTAAAAGCACCCTTATCTCAAGGCTTCTCGTTCCAGTTTTCTCCTTGTTTGCTTATGAACCTCTGCAGGAGAACTCTCTCACCAATATCTCTATCGAGCTTACAACTAGCAATTAATTATCCACGGTGTTATGGTTATCAGTCAATCGAAGAATGCTTAATGCCATTAAGTGGCAGCAATTGATACGTCGATTATAACTCAAGTCACAAAATTGCTCTCGCAAAATAGCCTAGCGTTACACCGTGGCTGAACATTTATGACAAACATGCTCCGATTCACGATAAAGTAATTTCCTTATATCTAGGTTGCTGTCCTTCTTTTCTAGCTTACACTTGCAAACACACATACGTGCATGAAGACGGAACGCTATAAGTACTATCGACCGAGTTAAAGTTTTGCACTAGTGCTGCTTCAACGTCAATATAACGGCACACTTCAGAGGACCGTCAGACCCTGATTttagtatttaaaattttgcttgtgtttctttttttattcctcgcaATTCTGTTGATAATTGTGCGTAATTACTTTCACTCGATGCCGGCGAACGGATcgaataattgtattttacgGATCGCGTGACCCATCGGTTTTGCCGACAGAATATTACACCGTGTTTTCACTTTGTTTCTTAATGGCAATCCTCACTTTTTACGCTTTCCTAACTTATCATCGTTGCAGCAGCTGGTCTCCGCAGATTGGCGTAAGCTTTGTTCtcaactctttttttttttcttctacgatATTCAATTCGCTGTCACCATTAAGTGTACTACTTGGACTATTCTTACTTAATTATTAAGCCATTAGAAAAAATAGTGGAGAAATTATCTCCTGAGTGTTAATTTCGGTCGGCGAAATCGAGACttcgaaaattgataatttacaATCGAACTGAGGATGGTGttattatgtgaaaaaaaaaattgttagctTACTTGACAGCCAAATTTTTCGGcgacattttttctcaacctCCGCGTTTAGCCCCGAAACAGCAAACTTGAGACACGCGAGTATTTGACACAATCACGACTCGCAGCAAACTGAAAAGCACTTCAAACTAGTCGACGGGCGTCGCCTTGCTGCCGTAGAGTGAGAATAATTGAAGCGATATTCGGATAACGCGAGCCGCTTATCTTATTATCGCATTATCAAAGCGGCTGCTCAGCAACCGGTCGGCGGTCCCAAAGAGCCCGCAATGCCAGCAGAatgatcgttcaatttttagaaacaaagaaaaaatcgtaagTCACACCGTCCGATTCGTCAGGAATGACGGATCGATGGAGAGTGAAAAACATGAAAGTACAAATTTTAcaggttaaaaaataatcccaTAAATATTTTGAGGCTCGAACTTCGTTGGTCGTGATGTCgcgttgttttatttataataggTATGGCGTAATAGAAGGAACGATGAGATTAGAAACGGCAGAGGTATATACGTCGGCGTTTCGATATTATCTTTCATTTTTGACAAGTACTCAATGTAGTCCGGTGATTCGACAATAATTTCGATAACACCTACCttcaatacgtataatatataattacttgaaaacagatttttatttataaattaatctAACGCTGATATTTCAGTCTCAATAAAcagcgaaaaaattatcttgcAGTAAGATTACTGCGATAGATTTTAATACAGGAATATCTTAATTCTTCGTTGATCAATCCATATTCGCATAACTCGATTGAGAGACCTAGGCAGTGAACAAATGCCATCTAAAATTATTCGCTGGAGTCATTTCACCGTTTCATCGAATGCTTGCCAAGCTATTGCGTCAAATTATTGCCTAAACTCGTATTAGCGGTCGTTGACTGCTGCGGAACATGGATATTTCGTTTTGCCAATAAATTCGCGAAGTCGGTGAGCGATAAGGTTTCAGTTTTCAGTGCGATGTTAATTGCATATAAAATTCTGTCTCCGTagcggaagaaaaattttccagttttaCCTGCGGGTCAGAtacaattttaaacaattattttttaactactCGCATATTATCGAATCACTAAAATTCACGGACAAAGTGAATCTACCACGAGTAGTAAAtttctcaacaaaaaaaagttacgaataGACCGCTCGACATTACCGAATTTAGGTCAGAAAATATCGCGCTGACATTTCTTAGCGTTACGTAACGTTACTACACCGATGGgaatttagtaaaaaatataaaagtgaAACTGCTGAACCACAGAAATGGGATTTGGTAAAATGTGATTTAACAGCGCAGATATTAAGGATTTCCACATACAGGCATAAACATGAAAAAAGACCAATCTAAACGGGACTCTATACGTAGGTATTGCAGTCGCGCGGATATCCAGATGCCAGAAATACGTATCTGATGGTCGATGATGTCAACGGCGAACGATACGGTATCTTGGCGTCGGATAATCTTTTGATAAGAAAGTCTGAATGACTATGTATCTGGAATATTCCTTCGAATGCCAAAAACAGGGAGCATTATTCGCGTCGACAGTTTCAAACGGTTTACTAACTGTCAAAACGCGACCATTCGACGAAGACCGATAAATGCGACCAAGGCGGGTATAAAACCGGTTGGAAAAGCGTCCAACAGTAAATATCCACTACGTTACTGCTTACGACTGGCCGTTAGGGAGATTAGCTCAATTACGGTTATAACGGAGCATGTAGAATGCACATGTACGCTGCTTAGGCCGGCTGAAATCACCTCAAGAACTCGAGCTTCACAAGGCCGTTTTCATACTAATAGGTTATAGTCAAGACGTAACGATGGCTTGGCGTAACTTCTGCACAAGTGTAATCGAATCGAGAACATCGATAAGCTAAAAGGGGGTTCCGAAGAAGGAAAGGTTGAGTTTTTGTTCAGGCAAGTCCCTTTATTGATCCGAAGATCGATACGCTGACGGAAGACATGAGCTATTCAATATCCGAGGGACGGGCGGATATTTCCGACCGGAACGTCGATTTCCTGTAGCAGGAAATGCGGATAATGCCAGGGCGTATTGTCCTACGTTAGTGAAAAGTACAATGGCTAAAATAGAATGGTCAGATAGGGGGTGACAGGAACCTGGAGACACGGATGGCTGACCACGAGTGCGTTTTTCGTGGTGTCAACATCCAGCTGGAGGTGCTTTCGGCGTCGAGTTGACCCGGCCAATGTGAGTGGcacgaataaaatttgaaagaacttACTTCTTTGAACGTGAACGTGAAAAGGTCAAGAATCACGAGTTCGCGAGGGCAACGTTTGACGGATCGAGATCGCTACGTCTGGTCGTTGGAAAGGGTTCATTGACCATGGCGAAAAAACGTGGGACCGAAAAAGAAGGTAACGGAGGAGAGAACCACGCCGTGTTACAACGACAGCAAGAGTGCCGGGTTCGGTGGACGCGGTTTATGGTCACAGCTCGAAAGCGCGAGGCCACCTTGAGCACCACCTCGGCGACCTGCTGAGAAGGAGGAGACCAACTCGGCTCGCAATCATCCTCGGTTTGTTGCGACAGTAATATCTGCCATCGTCTTTAGTACAGTTATAATAAAAGTTTTCCTGGTACGATTATCCGCTTGGTCACTGAGTGCACGGACTTTTTTACAGTTAGACCCGCGCGCTACAAATCGAACAGCTGATCGTGGAGCGGCGTGCTCCTCGACCATTCACTATAGTCTACGTCTTATATAATACGTGAACAGATTTTATTATCACTCCGATGACTCATGACACGCTGCGATTACCGCGTATGCTAAACGCGTT encodes:
- the LOC124407246 gene encoding myosin heavy chain 95F isoform X2 — protein: MENQQVWVRDPKEGFIIGKFVDMIDGDALIKPLDAKLPQRTCPLDEVYPAGEYTADVEDNCALMYLNEATLLNNIRTRYFKDKIYSYVANILIAVNPYYEMKDLYSTKTLRSYQGKSLGETPPHVFAIADKAFRDMKVLKQSQSIIVSGESGAGKTESTKYLLRYLCDLWGSTAGPIEQKILDANPVLEAFGNAKTKRNNNSSRFGKFMEVHFDAKCQVVGGYISHYLLEKSRVCLQSSDERNYHVFYMMCAGAPADLRAKLGITKPDDFQYLKNGCGQYFCSSSSEKKLNNAQKSKDQISKGSLRDPILDDVEGFTAMDQALTRLGLTDVERMEIYTMVAAVLHLGNITFEDNPEDTKGGSRITADSEKSVLTTATLLGVDADELRQALVSKVMQTSRGGIKGTVIMVPLKVYEACSGRDALAKAIYSKLFDHIVSRINKSIPFKASSYYIGVLDIAGFEYFRVNSFEQFCINYCNEKLQQFFNEKILKYEQDLYAREALNVPKISYVDNQDCIDLIESKNGGIFSLLDEESKLPKHSFAHFTSEVHRSWSGHFRITLPRTSRLKAHRELRDDEGFVIRHYAGGVCYQTNQFIEKNNDALHASLEGLIQESSNSFLRTNFANNTCPKGKLTFISVGSKFKTQLGELMDKLKNNGTNFVRCIKPNNEMVDHRFDGNSILGQLRCSGMTSVLELMEHGYPSRVPFQELYSMYKMYLPPELVKLDPRFFCEALLYSLKLNQKDFKFGITRVFFKPGKFAEFDRVMKSDPENLKKLVANVKKWLVKSRWIKVQFCALSVIKLKNKILYRRHHLIMIQKTVRMYLAKKQHQPRIEGIIKIRNLTKQLADMEQTANQLKSSKDSSLKDIKKLNAELEAARVKIKSNTKIKKQEIDKLVANLVSLMDKQMKGLQETVKKQKIAEEQEKLRKIQEAMELEKRRKEEAERKQREEEENRRKKAEMEARRKAEEEERKKQEVENEKAAAAIQAQIDKEMMEESRFREQLEQERRDHELAVRLAQESNGQVEDSPPPIRSGSDVRGPPINNNKLIRSENVRNHQAAMSNKKYDLSKWKYSELRDTINTSCDIELLEACRHEFHRRLKVYHAWKARNRRRTTMDENERAPKAIMDAAARAPKTPMKQAITESSQRFFRIPFVRPQAVGQPENPYSAGKRGWWYAHFDGQYVARQMELHPDKPPILLVAGVDDMQMCELSLDETGLTRKRGAEILEHEFNKEWERNGGKPYTIPSERTK
- the LOC124407246 gene encoding myosin heavy chain 95F isoform X3, with the translated sequence MSPKNLAVNSGGMENQQVWVRDPKEGFIIGKFVDMIDGDALIKPLDAKLPQRTCPLDEVYPAGEYTADVEDNCALMYLNEATLLNNIRTRYFKDKIYSYVANILIAVNPYYEMKDLYSTKTLRSYQGKSLGETPPHVFAIADKAFRDMKVLKQSQSIIVSGESGAGKTESTKYLLRYLCDLWGSTAGPIEQKILDANPVLEAFGNAKTKRNNNSSRFGKFMEVHFDAKCQVVGGYISHYLLEKSRVCLQSSDERNYHVFYMMCAGAPADLRAKLGITKPDDFQYLKNGCGQYFCSSSSEKKLNNAQKSKDQISKGSLRDPILDDVEGFTAMDQALTRLGLTDVERMEIYTMVAAVLHLGNITFEDNPEDTKGGSRITADSEKSVLTTATLLGVDADELRQALVSKVMQTSRGGIKGTVIMVPLKVYEACSGRDALAKAIYSKLFDHIVSRINKSIPFKASSYYIGVLDIAGFEYFRVNSFEQFCINYCNEKLQQFFNEKILKYEQDLYAREALNVPKISYVDNQDCIDLIESKNGGIFSLLDEESKLPKHSFAHFTSEVHRSWSGHFRITLPRTSRLKAHRELRDDEGFVIRHYAGGVCYQTNQFIEKNNDALHASLEGLIQESSNSFLRTNFANNTCPKGKLTFISVGSKFKTQLGELMDKLKNNGTNFVRCIKPNNEMVDHRFDGNSILGQLRCSGMTSVLELMEHGYPSRVPFQELYSMYKMYLPPELVKLDPRFFCEALLYSLKLNQKDFKFGITRVFFKPGKFAEFDRVMKSDPENLKKLVANVKKWLVKSRWIKVQFCALSVIKLKNKILYRRHHLIMIQKTVRMYLAKKQHQPRIEGIIKIRNLTKQLADMEQTANQLKSSKDSSLKDIKKLNAELEAARVKIKSNTKIKKQEIDKLVANLVSLMDKQMKGLQETVKKQKIAEEQEKLRKIQEAMELEKRRKEEAERKQREEEENRRKKAEMEARRKAEEEERKKQEVENEKAAAAIQAQIDKEMMEESRFREQLEQERRDHELAVRLAQESNGQVEDSPPPIRRSENVRNHQAAMSNKKYDLSKWKYSELRDTINTSCDIELLEACRHEFHRRLKVYHAWKARNRRRTTMDENERAPKAIMDAAARAPKTPMKQAITESSQRFFRIPFVRPQAVGQPENPYSAGKRGWWYAHFDGQYVARQMELHPDKPPILLVAGVDDMQMCELSLDETGLTRKRGAEILEHEFNKEWERNGGKPYTIPSERTK
- the LOC124407246 gene encoding myosin heavy chain 95F isoform X1 — translated: MSPKNLAVNSGGMENQQVWVRDPKEGFIIGKFVDMIDGDALIKPLDAKLPQRTCPLDEVYPAGEYTADVEDNCALMYLNEATLLNNIRTRYFKDKIYSYVANILIAVNPYYEMKDLYSTKTLRSYQGKSLGETPPHVFAIADKAFRDMKVLKQSQSIIVSGESGAGKTESTKYLLRYLCDLWGSTAGPIEQKILDANPVLEAFGNAKTKRNNNSSRFGKFMEVHFDAKCQVVGGYISHYLLEKSRVCLQSSDERNYHVFYMMCAGAPADLRAKLGITKPDDFQYLKNGCGQYFCSSSSEKKLNNAQKSKDQISKGSLRDPILDDVEGFTAMDQALTRLGLTDVERMEIYTMVAAVLHLGNITFEDNPEDTKGGSRITADSEKSVLTTATLLGVDADELRQALVSKVMQTSRGGIKGTVIMVPLKVYEACSGRDALAKAIYSKLFDHIVSRINKSIPFKASSYYIGVLDIAGFEYFRVNSFEQFCINYCNEKLQQFFNEKILKYEQDLYAREALNVPKISYVDNQDCIDLIESKNGGIFSLLDEESKLPKHSFAHFTSEVHRSWSGHFRITLPRTSRLKAHRELRDDEGFVIRHYAGGVCYQTNQFIEKNNDALHASLEGLIQESSNSFLRTNFANNTCPKGKLTFISVGSKFKTQLGELMDKLKNNGTNFVRCIKPNNEMVDHRFDGNSILGQLRCSGMTSVLELMEHGYPSRVPFQELYSMYKMYLPPELVKLDPRFFCEALLYSLKLNQKDFKFGITRVFFKPGKFAEFDRVMKSDPENLKKLVANVKKWLVKSRWIKVQFCALSVIKLKNKILYRRHHLIMIQKTVRMYLAKKQHQPRIEGIIKIRNLTKQLADMEQTANQLKSSKDSSLKDIKKLNAELEAARVKIKSNTKIKKQEIDKLVANLVSLMDKQMKGLQETVKKQKIAEEQEKLRKIQEAMELEKRRKEEAERKQREEEENRRKKAEMEARRKAEEEERKKQEVENEKAAAAIQAQIDKEMMEESRFREQLEQERRDHELAVRLAQESNGQVEDSPPPIRSGSDVRGPPINNNKLIRSENVRNHQAAMSNKKYDLSKWKYSELRDTINTSCDIELLEACRHEFHRRLKVYHAWKARNRRRTTMDENERAPKAIMDAAARAPKTPMKQAITESSQRFFRIPFVRPQAVGQPENPYSAGKRGWWYAHFDGQYVARQMELHPDKPPILLVAGVDDMQMCELSLDETGLTRKRGAEILEHEFNKEWERNGGKPYTIPSERTK